A window from Peromyscus eremicus chromosome 1, PerEre_H2_v1, whole genome shotgun sequence encodes these proteins:
- the Bscl2 gene encoding seipin isoform X2: MVNDPPVPALLWAQEVGHVLAGRARRLLLQFGVLFCTILLLLWVSVFLYGSFYYSYMPTVSHLSPVHFYYRTDCDSSTTSLCSFPVANVSLAKSGRDRVLMYGQPYRVTLELELPESPVNQDLGMFLVTVSCYTRGGRIISTSSRSVMLHYRSHLLQMLDTLVFSSLLLFGFAEQKQLLEVELYSDYRENSYVPTTGAIIEIHSKRIQMYGAYLRIHAHFTGLRYLLYNFPMTCAFVGVASNFTFLSVIVLFSYMQWVWGGIWPQHRLSLQVNIRQRDSSRQGAQRRISRHQPGQEESTPQSDMTEEGENPEDPSGTEGQLSEEEKPQKQPRNGEEEQEPEASDGSGSWEDAALLTEANLPTSTSTSALAPETLGSREPSVGIIRQRPTCSSS, from the exons ATGGTCAATGACCCACCAGTACCTGCCTTACTGTGGGCCCAGGAAGTAGGCCATGTCTTGGCGGGCCGTGCCCGCAGGCTGTTGCTGCAGTTTGGGGTGCTCTTCTGCACCATCCTTCTCTTGCTTTGGGTGTCTGTGTTCCTCTATGGCTCTTTCTACTACTCCTACATGCCGACTGTCAGCCACCTCAGCCCTGTGCATTTCTACTACAG GACAGACTGTGACTCCTCCACCACCTCACTCTGCTCCTTTCCTGTTGCCAATGTCTCGCTGGCTAAGAGTGGACGTGATCGG GTGCTGATGTATGGACAGCCATATCGAGTCACCTTAGAGCTTGAACTGCCAGAATCCCCCGTGAATCAAGACTTGGGCATGTTCTTAGTCACTGTTTCATGCTATACAAGAGGTGGCCGAATCATCTCCACTTCTTCACGCTCA GTGATGCTGCATTACCGCTCCCACCTGCTCCAGATGCTTGACACGCTAGTGTTCTCCAGCCTCCTGCTGTTTGGCTTTGCTGAACAGAAGCAGCTCCTGGAGGTAGAACTCTACTCGGACTACAGGGAGAATTCG TATGTGCCAACAACTGGAGCCATTATTGAGATCCACAGCAAGCGCATCCAGATGTATGGAGCTTACCTCCGAATCCACGCCCACTTCACTGGGCTCCG GTACCTGCTGTACAACTTCCCTATGACCTGCGCCTTCGTGGGTGTCGCCAGCAACTTCACATTCCTCAGCGTCATCGTGCTCTTCAGCTACATGCAGTGGGTGTGGGGGGGCATCTGGCCCCAGCACCGCCTCTCTTTGCAG GTTAATATCCGACAAAGGGATAGCTCACGACAGGGTGCCCAGCGTCGGATCTCTCGCCATCAGCCAG GCCAGGAGGAGTCTACCCCGCAGTCAGACATGACGGAGGAAGGTGAAAACCCTGAAGACCCCTCAGGAACAG agggccAGCTGTCTGAGGAAGAGAAACCACAGAAGCAGCCCCGGAATGGAGAGGAGGAACAAGAGCCGGAGGCTAGTGATG GTTCAGGCTCCTGGGAAGATGCAGCTTTGCTGACAGAGGCCAACCTGCCTACTTCCACCTCTACCTCTGCCCTTGCCCCTGAGACTCTGGGTAGCCGTGAGCCTTCTGTGGGCATCATCAGGCAGCGTCCAACATGCTCCAGTTCCTGA
- the Bscl2 gene encoding seipin isoform X1: MIQQRREAGGKETCRDQIKKGSDKEEEPPAALSHGQGYRPCGRPARNSKPEAGARSSAVPIMVNDPPVPALLWAQEVGHVLAGRARRLLLQFGVLFCTILLLLWVSVFLYGSFYYSYMPTVSHLSPVHFYYRTDCDSSTTSLCSFPVANVSLAKSGRDRVLMYGQPYRVTLELELPESPVNQDLGMFLVTVSCYTRGGRIISTSSRSVMLHYRSHLLQMLDTLVFSSLLLFGFAEQKQLLEVELYSDYRENSYVPTTGAIIEIHSKRIQMYGAYLRIHAHFTGLRYLLYNFPMTCAFVGVASNFTFLSVIVLFSYMQWVWGGIWPQHRLSLQVNIRQRDSSRQGAQRRISRHQPGQEESTPQSDMTEEGENPEDPSGTEGQLSEEEKPQKQPRNGEEEQEPEASDGSGSWEDAALLTEANLPTSTSTSALAPETLGSREPSVGIIRQRPTCSSS; the protein is encoded by the exons ATGATACAGCAAagaagagaagctgggggaaaaGAGACATGCAGAGACCAGATCAAAAAAGGATCAGATAAAGAGGAG gAACCTCCAGCTGCCCTATCCCATGGCCAAGGGTATCGTCCCTGTGGAAGGCCAGCCAGGAACTCAAAGCCTGAAGCTGGGGCCAGATCCTCTGCTGTCCCCATCATGGTCAATGACCCACCAGTACCTGCCTTACTGTGGGCCCAGGAAGTAGGCCATGTCTTGGCGGGCCGTGCCCGCAGGCTGTTGCTGCAGTTTGGGGTGCTCTTCTGCACCATCCTTCTCTTGCTTTGGGTGTCTGTGTTCCTCTATGGCTCTTTCTACTACTCCTACATGCCGACTGTCAGCCACCTCAGCCCTGTGCATTTCTACTACAG GACAGACTGTGACTCCTCCACCACCTCACTCTGCTCCTTTCCTGTTGCCAATGTCTCGCTGGCTAAGAGTGGACGTGATCGG GTGCTGATGTATGGACAGCCATATCGAGTCACCTTAGAGCTTGAACTGCCAGAATCCCCCGTGAATCAAGACTTGGGCATGTTCTTAGTCACTGTTTCATGCTATACAAGAGGTGGCCGAATCATCTCCACTTCTTCACGCTCA GTGATGCTGCATTACCGCTCCCACCTGCTCCAGATGCTTGACACGCTAGTGTTCTCCAGCCTCCTGCTGTTTGGCTTTGCTGAACAGAAGCAGCTCCTGGAGGTAGAACTCTACTCGGACTACAGGGAGAATTCG TATGTGCCAACAACTGGAGCCATTATTGAGATCCACAGCAAGCGCATCCAGATGTATGGAGCTTACCTCCGAATCCACGCCCACTTCACTGGGCTCCG GTACCTGCTGTACAACTTCCCTATGACCTGCGCCTTCGTGGGTGTCGCCAGCAACTTCACATTCCTCAGCGTCATCGTGCTCTTCAGCTACATGCAGTGGGTGTGGGGGGGCATCTGGCCCCAGCACCGCCTCTCTTTGCAG GTTAATATCCGACAAAGGGATAGCTCACGACAGGGTGCCCAGCGTCGGATCTCTCGCCATCAGCCAG GCCAGGAGGAGTCTACCCCGCAGTCAGACATGACGGAGGAAGGTGAAAACCCTGAAGACCCCTCAGGAACAG agggccAGCTGTCTGAGGAAGAGAAACCACAGAAGCAGCCCCGGAATGGAGAGGAGGAACAAGAGCCGGAGGCTAGTGATG GTTCAGGCTCCTGGGAAGATGCAGCTTTGCTGACAGAGGCCAACCTGCCTACTTCCACCTCTACCTCTGCCCTTGCCCCTGAGACTCTGGGTAGCCGTGAGCCTTCTGTGGGCATCATCAGGCAGCGTCCAACATGCTCCAGTTCCTGA
- the Gng3 gene encoding guanine nucleotide-binding protein G(I)/G(S)/G(O) subunit gamma-3, producing the protein MKGETPVNSTMSIGQARKMVEQLKIEASLCRIKVSKAAADLMTYCDAHACEDPLITPVPTSENPFREKKFFCALL; encoded by the exons ATGAAAGGAGAGACCCCTGTGAACAGCACCATGAGTATCGGCCAAGCACGCAAGATGGTGGAACAGCttaagattgaggccagcctgtgccgGATAAAG GTGTCCAAAGCAGCAGCCGACCTGATGACTTACTGTGATGCCCATGCTTGTGAGGATCCCCTCATCACTCCTGTGCCCACTTCGGAAAACCCCTTCCGGGAGAAGAAGTTCTTCTGTGCCCTCCTCTGA